The Monodelphis domestica isolate mMonDom1 chromosome 7, mMonDom1.pri, whole genome shotgun sequence genome window below encodes:
- the LOC100014462 gene encoding lymphokine-activated killer T-cell-originated protein kinase-like: MEGPNPFKTPSKLPEKKKSSSCLTPSSVAIPASPFMKKLGYGTGVNVYLMKKSPKGLSRSPWAVKKINSKCNDHYQSIYQKRLNDEAKILKDLQHPNIVGYQAFAPAQDGSMCRAMEYGGEKSLNDLIEERNTNCHSPFPAAIILKVALHMARGLKYLHQEKKLLHGDIKSSNVVIKGDFEAIKICDVGVSLPLDENMTVSDPEAHYISTEPWKPKEALEECGIITDKADIFAFGLTLWEMLTLTIPHVNLPEDEDDEDKIFDESMFDDEAYYEALGTRPAINMEELDESYQKVIELFSICTNENPKDRPSAAYIVEALEINM; this comes from the coding sequence atggaagGACCAAATCCCTTCAAGACACCTAGCAAATTACCTGAGAAGAAGAAATCTTCATCATGCTTAACTCCATCATCTGTAGCTATTCCAGCTTCTCCATTTATGAAAAAGCTTGGCTATGGCACTGGAGTAAATGTTTACCTTATGAAAAAGTCTCCCAAAGGCTTGTCTCGTTCTCCTTGGGCAGTGAAAAAGATTAATTCCAAATGTAATGATCATTATCAAAGTATATATCAAAAGAGACTAAATGATGAAGCTAAGATTTTGAAAGACCTTCAGCATCCAAACATTGTAGGTTATCAGGCATTTGCTCCAGCCCAGGATGGAAGTATGTGTCGTGCTATGGAGTATGGAGGAGAAAAGTCTCTCAATGACTTAATTGAGGAAAGAAATACCAACTGCCATTCTCCTTTCCCAGCTGCTATAATTTTGAAGGTTGCTTTGCACATGGCAAGGGGGTTAAAGTATCTGCACCAAGAAAAGAAGCTCCTACATGGAGATATAAAGTCTTCAAATGTCGTAATTAAAGGTGATTTTGAAGCAATTAAAATCTGTGACGTAGGAGTCTCACTGCCACTGGATGAAAATATGACTGTGAGTGACCCTGAGGCGCATTACATTAGCACAGAACCCTGGAAACCAAAGGAAGCTCTGGAAGAATGTGGTATCATTACTGATAAAGCTGACATATTTGCCTTTGGCCTAACTCTTTGGGAGATGTTGACCCTAACCATTCCACATGTTAATCTTCCAGAGGATGAGGATGATGAAGACAAAATTTTTGATGAGAGCATGTTTGATGATGAAGCATACTATGAAGCACTGGGAACAAGGCCAGCCATTAATATGGAAGAATTGGATGAATCATATCAAAAAGTAATTGAACTGTTTTCTATTTGCACTAATGAGAATCCTAAAGACCGTCCCTCAGCTGCATACATAGTTGAAGCTTTggaaataaatatgtaa